The nucleotide sequence CGGTTCGCAATCCGCGAAGGTGGGCGGACAGTCGGCGCTGGCGTTGTGTCAAAGATTATCGAGTAACTTCGCCCAGGCGAAGTTACCGGTGGGTGTCAGGGCCTTTTCCCCGATCAGGAAAAGGTCCCGAGAACCCACACCAACGTGATCTGGGCGCTACAACACCCACAAAACCAAACAAGGCCGTCGCAGACATGCGGCGGCCTAATTTGTTTCCGAATGTCCTTGTGAATCTTCAGCCCCAATCATGACGATCGTCTGACGCTCACAATACGGGGGTAAGCGAACGATCACCCCCATCAATTCCGAAGAAACCGCAGTATTTCGTGATCAGCCGAAATCGATTGGACCGCCATCGTCAATTGGACCGCCGCCGCCATCAGAAATACCTGTGACAGTTACAGTGAGCGTTGCAGTTGAACCGCCTTCGATGGTGTATTCAAACGCCGTCTGTGCGGTTTCTCCATCGTTCAGATAGGCAAAATCGCTTGGCCCGAATTCGGAAGATGCAGCCGAAAAATCGACTGTGCCATCGGCAAAGATCTTGATGGCGCCACCATTGCTGCCCAGCACGATATCGCCAATCGCATTTGCGTCGCCATTTACAGCCGTGACGTCACCGGCATAGATGAATTCATCGGTCTGGTCGTTTTCGAGTATACTCTCGGCAAAGTCAGACAGATAATCGAACGGCACAAATGGTGGGTTAAACGTTTCGACTTCGGACACCGTCATTGTGTCGTCGATGGCGACATTTACCGGTTCGACTGGTCCGTCCGGAAAGTCAGGGACTTCGCCACCGATCTTAAGCGAACCATCCCGCGACCCGCCTTCTGCACCAACAGATGTCAAACGTACACCGATGTCCTGCATGCTTAGATCCTGCAGCGACAGATTGGCGGTATTATGTGACAGGATAAAGCTGGTTTCTCGGATGTCGTCTTGACCGATACCTTGGGTCCCGAATTGCACACCGGCATCGAACTTGCCCAGTTCCTTAATAACTTCGCCGTTCATATTGGTATAGTTGTCGACCTTCGTGACACCGTCCACCTTGAGCACGGTATCGGTGACATCGCTTCCTGTAATCGTCATGCCATGGGTCAGGCTGTCATCGGCAAGATCAAAGAAAAACGCATTCAAATCACCGATGGAGCCTGTGTCATCCAGCACCTTCAGGTCGAATTGAAGCGAACCGTCAGCAAGTTCCGTAATCGTAAATTCGACGTTGACGTCGCCGTAAAGAATAAATGTTTCTGAAGTCATCAAGTGTCCCTTCGTAATGGCCTGCGATTTTTCGCTCGTGCCAATGTCGTTACGAAGAAGTCAGGACTATGGTGAGCGACAGGCGATTTGTTGTTTCTTGTTCGTAATGAGTTCGGTATGCAAAAGGAGGACGCCCGACAGCCTACACTTGTGTGCGGTGCTTGCCTCATGTGGACCGTGATGAAACTCGATCGGCTCCTGATGTAGCGAGTCAATGTTCGAATGCGTCTGGAAAAATCAGAATTGCAGTCGAATTAACCGGGGATTGGGTTATTTTCAGGCACACCCCCTTCTTATAATTCTCCAAGATGATCCCATGCCGATGGGGGCTGCCTTTGCGCGTTAACGACCCTGAAACAGGGCGCGCCCTCACCTGCGTTTCCTTGGCCAGCGCGCCAAGGTCCAACAGCAAAGAGGGACACATACATGAAATTAGTCATCGGCCTAGATGGACAAAGCACGGGGGAAAAGGCCCTCGACTTTGCCAAAAACATGGCGGCCAAGACCACTGACTGCGAATTGATCGTGGTTTACGTGATCGAATGGTCGCCGTTTTCCTTCCAGACTGCGGAAGAAAACGCTGAACGGCACAAACGGCGCGAAGAGGAAATCTCGGTCGCGATGGAGCGCGTTGTCGATCCTGCGGTGAAATCGCTGAAGGATTCCGGGTTGAACGCCCGTGCGATCGTGCGCCACGGGCATGTTGCCGACACGATTGATGATATCGCCCATAGCGAAGCTGCGGATCAGATTATCGTTGCACGTTCAAGCGAGGGCGGTCTGTCTTCCCGTCTGTTCGGAAGTTCCACTGCAACCCTTGTCATGAACGCCCGCGTTCCTGTCACCGTTGTCGTATAAGGAAGGTCGATTATGAATTTCTATCACAAACTCCTTCTGACCCTCGGGGCGCTGATCGCGACCTCTGGTCAGGCTTTCGCGCAAGAGGCCCAAAGCCTTGATGCGCGGGTCAACGAAATCTTTGCCAATTCAACCGGCTGGTTCGTGAACGGTATCTTTGCGCCAATCCCGGGCACCAGTTTTCCTTGGATCGTGATGTGGCTGGTCGTCGGTGCCACAGTGTTCACGCTTTACTTTGCCTTTGTTCAGTTCCGTTTCTTCGGCCACGCGATTGCGCTGGTAAAGGGTGACTATTCCGACCCGAACGACGCGGGCGAGGTCAGCCACTTTCAGGCGCTTGCCACGGCCCTTTCGGGCACGGTCGGTCTGGGTAACATCGCGGGTGTTGCCGTGGCCGTCGGGATCGGCGGACCGGGGGCGACCTTCTGGATGATCCTTGCGGGTCTTCTGGGGATGGCGTCCAAGTTTACCGAATGTACGCTGGGTGTGAAGTATCGCAACGAATACCCTGACGGCACCGTCTCAGGTGGCCCGATGTATTACATGAGCAAAGGCTTTGACGAACTGGGTCTGCCGGGTGGCAAGATCCTTGCGATCCTGTTCTCGATCTTCTGTATCCTCGGCGCACTTGGCGGCGGCAACATGTTCCAGGCCAACCAGGCCCATGTGCAGATCACCCAGATCACCGGTGAATTCCCCGGCTGGATCACAGGTCTGATCTTTGCGGCAGTTGTCTTTGCGGTCATTGTGGGCGGGATCAAGTCCATTGCCAAGGTGACAGAAAAGGTCGTGCCATTCATGGGCATCCTTTATGTCGGTGCTGCGCTGATCGTTCTGATCGTGAACTACGACATGATCGGGACGGCGTTCAGCCAGATCTTCGCAGGTGCCTTTACCGGCCTTGGTGTTGCTGGCGGTCTTGTCGGTGCGTTGATCCAGGGCTTCAAGCGGGCTGCGTTTTCGAACGAGGCGGGCGTTGGGTCCGCGGCGATCGCCCACTCTGCGGTAAGAACCAAAGAGCCGATCACCGAAGGCTTTGTGTCCTTGCTTGAGCCACTGATCGACACGGTGGTCATCTGTACGATGACAGCGCTTGTGATCGTCATCTCGGGTCAGTTGATCATGGATGCCGAAACAGGCAACTTCGTTCTGAACGAAGCAGGCACAGCGATTGCCACTGTTGGCGATACATCCGGCGTAGCCCTGACATCGGCTGCCTTCGGATCATCAATCAGCTGGTTCCCGTATGTGCTGTCCCTTGCGGTCGTCCTGTTCGCTTTCTCGACCATGATCTCGTGGTCCTACTACGGGCTGAAGGCATGGACCTATCTCTTTGGTGAAGGCAAGACGACCGAGCTGATCTTCAAGATCATCTTCTGCATCTTCATCGTGATCGGTGCGGCGGCAAGCCTTGGCCCTGTGATTGATTTCTCGGATGCGGCAATCTTTGCCATGGCCGTCGTCAACATCACGGCGCTTTATTTTCTGATGAAGATCGTCAAGCAAGAGCTGCAGTCATACAGCGCACGCCTTAAGGCTGGCGAGATCAGGAAGTTTTCTCACTAGAATTGCTTGGGGCGGCCTTGTTCGGTCGCCCCGGCTACACGCCCTTGTCGGCCTTTTCGCACGCTGCGTTCAGGGCCGCACCCAGTGACCGCCGCGCCGCTTCCAATGTTTCATCGTCGGCCTTGCGCGGCACCGTCCCGTCCCAAGTGTGAAAGACCACATGCCCACGGGTGAACGGGAAGGGGAACATCATCCTGTCCCAAGTTTTCAGCCGCTTATGCCGTTTCACGGCGAAGGCATAACAGAACACCGGTCGCCCGATTGCGCCCGCCCAGCCAAGTGTCGCATCATTTACAACCCGTGCTGGTCCGTTCGGCCCGTCCGTCGTCATGCCGATGCTGATCCCGTCCCGCAAGCGTTTCAGCACCTCGCGCGAGACTTTCGCATTACTGCGCTTCTCGGACATTTTCATCGGGCGGCGGCCAAAGCGGCGATGCATGTCTCCCCCGACACGCCCGATTGCTGAACTGGCAAACAGGGTGGATAACTCGCCAAGCGCGTCCGGCCAATGTGCCGGACCAAAGAGCGAGCGTTCGTGCCACATCGCGAACAAGACGGGGCCGTCCTTAGTTGCGGCGGCAAGGGCATCGCGTCCTTCATACGTCCAGCGGGTCGTGCGCAGACAGAACCGCAGATAGCCCGTCACCAGTGCTCCAAGAAGACGTGGCGCAAGATCGGACTTGATGAAATATCTGCGAACTGCGCGCACAAGACTGGCTTTCCGGGCGGTGACTTATCGCTTCATGCGATATTTGTCGGCCCAAACGCAAGTCAGGCACTTGATCCGCGTGGCGGTTCGGGCTAATCCGAGCCTCGGCCATAGGGGTATAGCTCAGTTGGTAGAGCGACGGTCTCCAAAACCGTAGGTCGCGGGTTCAAGCCCTGCTGCCCCTGCCAGGCCTCCCCCACACGTCGCGGAGGCAGGATGTTCCCCCAGATTGCATTGCACATCGGAGCGCACAAGACAGCGACGACGCATCTGCAGCGGTCGATGTTTGCGCAGGCCGATGTTTTGCGCACCGCCGGCGTGCGGTTTTATGGTCCGCCGCATTTTCGCGCAGGCCAAAGCATTGCCGAACGGTTCGGGGATGACGGCAAGGCCGCAATCGCAGAGATGGCAGGCCCCGCGCATCGTGTGGTGCTGAGCGAGGAAAACTTTATCGGGACGTTGCAATCGCGCAAGGGCAAGGTGGCGATGCCGCTTTATCCGCTGGCGGCAGACCGGATCAGCGCGCTTGCGTCCAGGATCGCGCCGAATGGACTTGATGTGTTCCTGTCCGTGCGCAATCCCGCGCATTATCTGACGTCGGCTTTTTGTCAGGCTCTGATGGGCGGTCACCGCGTCGCGCTTGGCGATGTCATGGCATTGAACCCGTTGGGCAGGGTCGATTGGGCCGAACTGACCGACCGGATCGCGCAGGCAGATGGTGTGCGCAGCCTGACAGTCTGGCGATACGAAGATTACACAGCGCTGTTTCCCGAAATCGCGCGGCGCATGCTCGGCGCGGACATCACCCTGCCACCCATCGACAAGATCGTGCATCGCGGTCTGTCCGCAGATGCCGTTGCCGAAATCCAGATCCGCTATGCGCTGGGCAAAGGTCGCAAGGCCGCTGTGAACGCCCGCGAACGGTTCCCGATCGGGCCGGACCATCCGCCATTCGATGCATTCCTGCCCGAAGACCACGCCCGCGCGGCAAAGCAATACGCGGAACAGATCGCGCGGATTGACGCAAACACCGTGGTGACCCTGCTCCGCCCTTGAAAAGCTGGCAGCCAAGGCGTATGTCGCCTCTATTCTGCAAGAAGGTATCCCGCTCCATGGCGAATCCAGTCAAATTCATCAACGAAACACGTGCGGAAGTCGCGAAGGTCGTTTGGCCGACACGTCGTGAAGTGATCACGACGACGATCATGGTGTTCATCATGGCGGCACTGACGGCAGTGTTTTTCAGCCTCGTTGACTGGGTCATCCGCGGCGGGTTGAGCGCGGTTCTGGCCTACTTCGGCTAGGGGCCGGGCGGCGTTATTCTGGCGCTGCCCCCTTGAACCGATGGGGAATGGGCGTTAATAGCGCCTGACTTCCGGAAATGGCGTGCGGCGAATCGTGTTGCGCGCCGCTTTTATTTTTCGGAGCAACGGTAAAACCGTTTGGAACAACTGGAATTTGCGGGGTGACCCGCAACGACGACGAGGTGTCGAGGCTCATGGCGAAACGTTGGTATTCGGTAAGCGTTCTTTCGAACTTCGAAAAGAAGATCGCAGAGACCATTCGCCAGAAGGCGGAAGAGCAGGGCCTGTCCGACCAGATCGACGAAGTGCTTGTACCGACCGAAGAAGTGATCGAGGTCCGTCGCAACAAGAAAGTGACGGCTGAACGCCGCTTCATGCCCGGCTACGTGCTGGTGCACATGGAAATGTCGGACGAAGGCTATCACCTGATCAATTCGATCAACCGCGTTACCGGTTTTCTTGGTCCTCAGGGGCGTCCGATGCCGATGCGCGACGCCGAAGTACAGGCCATCCTTGGCCGCGTCGAAGAAGGTCAGGAAGCACCACGCACCCTGATCCATTTCGAGATCGGCGAGAAGGTCAAGGTCAACGACGGGCCGTTCGAAGACTTCGACGGCATGGTCGAAGAAGTGGACGAAGCCGAACAGCGCCTGAAGGTGACTGTATCCATCTTTGGCCGCGCGACCCCAGTCGAACTGGAATTTACGCAGGTGTCCAAGCAGGGCTGAACCAAATTACGCGACGTTTTCGAAATGCCGTCCGAGGGGCGGCATTTCTCGTTTCAGCTGGGCGTAGAGAGATTTCGGCTTCGCGGACAAAGCGCCATTTCGCTAAGGCTGTGCCAATGTCCGGTTTGCTGAAGGGACATAGATACAAGATATAGCGACTGGGGTTTGATCATGACAGAAACCTGGGCGTTATCCTTGAATAATATCCGTGCGATTCTGAATAAGGCGGTCAGCAACCTACATTATGAGCCCATTCCGGACTTGCGGGGCCGCATCGCGCCTTTTCCGATGATCTATGATCGCATCGCGGACATTTGAACATTCTACTTTGCGGGCAAGCCCATCTCTTTCAATTGACTGAGTTTTTTCTCTGCTACAGGTCTGCTATATTCACGAAGCAGCTTCAGGGCGAACTTGCGATCGGGAAGGCGAAGCCGAATTTCGTTCCCCTCATCATCATACCGCAGCTCAATTGCTTCAATTTCATCAAATCTGTAGGAAGAGCTGGATGAATGATGCCATAGCAGAGCGCGCTGAAAATAGATGTTTACCGTCCGGCGGTCGGGATGAATCTCAACAACATAATCTCTTCTGACAAGCGACACGTACAGACCGGCAATGATTAGTATACTTGAAAAACCAACCGAAATGGTCAGGAGGAGGAGAAAGACCAAGAACTCTTTGAGGCGCGCCATGTCGCCCCCGAAAATAGACGCGACAAGGTCATAGGCTTCGCGGCTGAACAGTCCAAAAACGCCAATCAAAGCGCCCGCGATAAGCATCATAAACGGTACAGCCATAAAGCTGACAAGCCTACCGGCGAGCGTAGCTTCTTGTCTGTATTCGAGAACCATCGTCTAGCCTTTTTCCGATATGCAAATGAGATATCAAAACTGTTTGGCGTTTTTAAGGCTGGTGGAAGAATTTGACAGGCAGAAATGCTGCATCGGTGGGTTTAGCCTCATTGCCGCCGTTCACTGCACGTACAAACCGCTAAGCTACAAGGTCAAATTTTTATCGAGCCACGCGTTTCAATGCATGCGGTCGTACCTGAAAGATGAAAAGTGGACATCTGTCGAGAACGCAGCATTAAACGCTCTGGGCTCAAACCGGACATCAGAGTCATTTTTCTTGCGCCCAATTCTATCTCTGCTATAGCCCGCCCGTCGGTCCGACCGACATCCACTGTGGGAGGCGAGGCGCACGCGTGCGTCAGACCGGACCACACAACGAAAAGCCCTGCGGTCGCGACCAAGGGGCGTTGGAATAGGAGATAGCCTTATGGCTAAGAAAGTTATGGGCACGCTCAAACTGCAGGTTCCTGCAGGCGCGGCCAACCCAAGCCCGCCCGTGGGCCCGGCGCTGGGTCAGCGCGGCATCAACATCATGGAATTCTGCAAGGCGTTCAACGCCAAGACAGAAGACATGGAAAAGGGCGCACCTTGCCCGACCGTCATCACCTACTATCAGGACAAGTCGTTCACGATGGAAATCAAGACGCCACCTGCGTCTTTTTACATCAAGAAAGCGGCCAAGCTGAAGTCGGGTTCGAAAGAGCCAGGCAAGCAGGTCGCAGGGTCGATTTCCGCCAAGCAGGTACGTGAAATCGCCGAAGCCAAGATGAAGGACCTCAACGCGACGTCCATCGAAGGCGCAATGCTGATCATCGCGGGCTCTGCCCGCTCTATGGGCATCGAGGTGAAGTAATGGCAAAATACGGTAAGCGCACAACAGCAGCGCGCGAAGCATTTGCTGGCAAAGAAAACGTCACAGTCACCGAGGCTGTGTCACTGGTCAAAGACAACGCCAAGGCAAAGTTCGATGAAACCATCGAAATTTCCATGGTTCTGGGTGTCGACCCGCGCCACGCCGACCAGATGGTCCGCGGCACGGTCACATTGCCAAACGGCACCGGCAAGACTGTCCGCGTTGCTGTCTTCGCACGCGGCGACAAGGCCGAGGAAGCCAAGAAAGCCGGTGCAGACATCGTCGGTGCAGAAGACCTGATGGAAACCATTCAGGGCGGCACAATCGACTTTGACGTTTGTATTGCGACACCTGACATGATGGGTGTCGTTGGCCGCTTGGGTAAGGTTCTGGGTCCACGCAACCTGATGCCAAACCCACGTACAGGCACAGTGACCCCCGACGTGACCGAGGCGATCCAGGCCAAGAAGGGCGGCGAGATCCAGTTCAAGGCTGAAAAGGCCGGTGTGGTTCACGCAGGCATCGGCAAAGCCTCTTTCGATCACAAGAAGATCGAAGAGAACGTTCTGGCGTTTGTCGACGCAGTGCAGAAAGCCAAGCCGACAGGTGCAAAGGGCACCTATATGAAGAAGGTTTCCCTGACCTCGACAATGGGTCCGGGTGTCTCTGTCGCGATCGACAGCGCGACTGGCAACTAAGCTTTCCCGTCAAATGAATTGAAAGGCCGTCCCGATCGGGGCGGCCCTTTTTTTAATGACGGCACTGCGGGACAAAGCGGACATGCCGCAATCCTGGCGCTAAACTGACTTCGGATTAGGAGTGCTGAAAGATGACAGTCAAACGCATCGTTTCGAATATAGCGGCGACCGAGGTCGAAAACGTCAAAAGGTTCTATGCGGACCTCTTCGGTTTGAATGTCGTGATGGATCACGGGTGGATCGTGACCTTGGCGTCTGACGAAATGGCGCGAACGCAGCTCAGTATAGCGACGGAAGGTGGGTCGGGGACTGCAGTTCCCGATCTCTCGATCGAGGTTGAGAATGTCGATGCTGTCTATCAACGCGCCAAGAACCTTGGTCATGCAATCGAATACGAGCTGACCGATGAACCATGGGGGGTTCGGCGCTTCTACCTATTCGACCCCACTGGAAAGCTCCTGAACATCCTGTCACATCCAGCTTGATCGGCGTCGGATTGGGCTCAAAGCAGACCTTCCGAACCGAATTCTCATTCGCTAATCCAATCCCCCTTCCCAAAAGTGCCCCAACCCCCTAAACAGCCCTTCACATCGCCCGGTTTGATTCGGGCCGGTGTATCTGTCCAAGACGGTGGGTGATCCTCAGATCATAAATCCTGCCTGAGACGGGAAAGACCGGAATTGCTCTGGGGTTCTCCTCAGTCACACTCCCGGCTCGCACCCCGTTATATCGCGGACTGTTACGTTCGGTGGTTCGCCACCGGGCAAAATTGAGCCGGAGGGGTCACCCTCCAAACTTGGAGTGAAACTGTGGATAGAGCCCAAAAAGAACAACTGGTCGACGAACTCGGCCAAGTTTTTGAAAGCTCTGGCGTCGTTGTGGTTGCCCACTACGAGGGAATGACAGTTGCCGAAATGCAGGACCTGCGCGCGAACATGCGTGAAGCGGGTGGGTCTGTTCGCGTTGCCAAGAACAAGCTCGCCAAGATTGCTCTGGAAGGTAAGCCATGCGCAAGCATCGCCGAATACCT is from Cognatiyoonia koreensis and encodes:
- a CDS encoding universal stress protein, which encodes MKLVIGLDGQSTGEKALDFAKNMAAKTTDCELIVVYVIEWSPFSFQTAEENAERHKRREEEISVAMERVVDPAVKSLKDSGLNARAIVRHGHVADTIDDIAHSEAADQIIVARSSEGGLSSRLFGSSTATLVMNARVPVTVVV
- a CDS encoding alanine/glycine:cation symporter family protein is translated as MNFYHKLLLTLGALIATSGQAFAQEAQSLDARVNEIFANSTGWFVNGIFAPIPGTSFPWIVMWLVVGATVFTLYFAFVQFRFFGHAIALVKGDYSDPNDAGEVSHFQALATALSGTVGLGNIAGVAVAVGIGGPGATFWMILAGLLGMASKFTECTLGVKYRNEYPDGTVSGGPMYYMSKGFDELGLPGGKILAILFSIFCILGALGGGNMFQANQAHVQITQITGEFPGWITGLIFAAVVFAVIVGGIKSIAKVTEKVVPFMGILYVGAALIVLIVNYDMIGTAFSQIFAGAFTGLGVAGGLVGALIQGFKRAAFSNEAGVGSAAIAHSAVRTKEPITEGFVSLLEPLIDTVVICTMTALVIVISGQLIMDAETGNFVLNEAGTAIATVGDTSGVALTSAAFGSSISWFPYVLSLAVVLFAFSTMISWSYYGLKAWTYLFGEGKTTELIFKIIFCIFIVIGAAASLGPVIDFSDAAIFAMAVVNITALYFLMKIVKQELQSYSARLKAGEIRKFSH
- a CDS encoding lysophospholipid acyltransferase family protein — its product is MTGYLRFCLRTTRWTYEGRDALAAATKDGPVLFAMWHERSLFGPAHWPDALGELSTLFASSAIGRVGGDMHRRFGRRPMKMSEKRSNAKVSREVLKRLRDGISIGMTTDGPNGPARVVNDATLGWAGAIGRPVFCYAFAVKRHKRLKTWDRMMFPFPFTRGHVVFHTWDGTVPRKADDETLEAARRSLGAALNAACEKADKGV
- the secE gene encoding preprotein translocase subunit SecE, whose product is MANPVKFINETRAEVAKVVWPTRREVITTTIMVFIMAALTAVFFSLVDWVIRGGLSAVLAYFG
- the nusG gene encoding transcription termination/antitermination protein NusG — protein: MAKRWYSVSVLSNFEKKIAETIRQKAEEQGLSDQIDEVLVPTEEVIEVRRNKKVTAERRFMPGYVLVHMEMSDEGYHLINSINRVTGFLGPQGRPMPMRDAEVQAILGRVEEGQEAPRTLIHFEIGEKVKVNDGPFEDFDGMVEEVDEAEQRLKVTVSIFGRATPVELEFTQVSKQG
- the rplK gene encoding 50S ribosomal protein L11, encoding MAKKVMGTLKLQVPAGAANPSPPVGPALGQRGINIMEFCKAFNAKTEDMEKGAPCPTVITYYQDKSFTMEIKTPPASFYIKKAAKLKSGSKEPGKQVAGSISAKQVREIAEAKMKDLNATSIEGAMLIIAGSARSMGIEVK
- the rplA gene encoding 50S ribosomal protein L1, with the translated sequence MAKYGKRTTAAREAFAGKENVTVTEAVSLVKDNAKAKFDETIEISMVLGVDPRHADQMVRGTVTLPNGTGKTVRVAVFARGDKAEEAKKAGADIVGAEDLMETIQGGTIDFDVCIATPDMMGVVGRLGKVLGPRNLMPNPRTGTVTPDVTEAIQAKKGGEIQFKAEKAGVVHAGIGKASFDHKKIEENVLAFVDAVQKAKPTGAKGTYMKKVSLTSTMGPGVSVAIDSATGN
- a CDS encoding VOC family protein, encoding MTVKRIVSNIAATEVENVKRFYADLFGLNVVMDHGWIVTLASDEMARTQLSIATEGGSGTAVPDLSIEVENVDAVYQRAKNLGHAIEYELTDEPWGVRRFYLFDPTGKLLNILSHPA